The Daucus carota subsp. sativus chromosome 9, DH1 v3.0, whole genome shotgun sequence genome window below encodes:
- the LOC108192605 gene encoding malate dehydrogenase, cytoplasmic, whose product MDKLELAEQIAVVSGCLYLSWRIIKYVWSFLEVEEDPVTVLVTGAAGQIGYALVPMIARGEMLGPNRPVILHLLDIEPAAEALNGVKMELIDAAFPLLKGVVATTNVVEACTDVDIAIMVGGFPRKDGMERKDVMSKNVSIYKAQASALEQHASSNCKVLLVANPANTNALILKEFAPSIPEDNITSLTRLDHNRALGQISEKLNVHVSDVKNVIIWGNHSSTQYPDVNHATVSTDKGTKYVRELVNNDHWLNTEFITTVQQRGAAIIKARKLSSALSAASAACDHIRDWVLGTPKGTWVSMGVYSDGSYGVPPGLIYSFPVTCEKGEWSIVQGLKIDEFSRAKMDATAEELIEEKALAYSCLH is encoded by the exons ATGGATAAGTTGGAATTGgcagaacaaattgcagttgtATCCGGTTGTTTGTATTTGTCATGGAGGATAATTAAATATGTTTGGAGCTTCTTGGAGGTGGAGGAGGATCCTGTTACAGTCCTTGTCACCGGTGCTGCAG GCCAAATTGGGTATGCTCTTGTTCCCATGATTGCTAGAGGGGAAATGTTGGGTCCTAATCGGCCTGTCATTCTACATTTGCTTGACATTGAACCTGCTGCTGAGGCCTTAAATGGAGTTAAAATGGAATTGATTGATGCGGCTTTTCCTCTTTTAAAAG GTGTTGTTGCTACAACGAATGTCGTTGAAGCTTGTACAGACGTTGACATCGCAATTATGGTAGGTGGATTCCCGCGCAAAGATGGAATGGAGAGGAAGGATGTGATGTCAAAAAATGTGTCCATATACAAGGCTCAAGCTTCAGCC TTAGAGCAACATGCTTCATCAAATTGCAAG GTGCTACTGGTGGCTAATCCAGCTAACACTAATGCCCTGATCTTGAAAGAATTTGCTCCATCAATCCCTGAAGATAACATCACTTCCCTTACAAGACTTGATCACAATCGAGCTTTAGGCCAGATTTCAGAGAAACTAAATGTTCATGTTAGTGATGTTAAAAATGTAATCATATGGGGAAATCACTCTTCAACTCAGTATCCAGATGTGAATCATGCAACTGTATCCACAGACAAAGGAACAAAATATGTGCGAGAACTTGTCAACAATGATCACTG GCTGAACACAGAGTTCATCACAACGGTTCAGCAGCGTGGTGCAGCCATCATTAAAGCCCGAAAGCTTTCCAGTGCATTATCTGCTGCAAGTGCTGCCTGTGATCATATACGTGATTGGGTTCTTGGCACTCCCAAG GGAACATGGGTGTCAATGGGAGTGTATTCTGATGGATCTTATGGCGTTCCGCCTGGACTTATCTACTCTTTCCCGGTGACTTGTGAAAAGGGGGAATGGTCAATTGTACAAG GGCTCAAAATCGATGAGTTTTCGAGGGCTAAGATGGATGCAACAGCTGAAGAGCTTATTGAGGAGAAGGCATTAGCTTATTCATGCCTTCATTAA